GAGATGAGCAAACGCCAAATGAAAAAGGGCTAGCATTTTATGATCGTGTCATTGATGAATTGTTAAAGTATGATATTGAGCCTGTTGTGACAATTTCTCATTATGAGATGCCTCTGGAGCTCGTGAAAAAATATGGTGGCTGGAAAAACCGAAAATTGGTGGCGTTTTATGAGCGTTATGCGAAGACGTTGTTCGAGCGTTATCATAAGAAAGTCACCTATTGGATGACATTTAATGAAATCAATGTGAGTCTCCATGCGCCATTTACCGGGAGTGGGTTATTATTTGAGGATGGAGAAAGAAATGAGCAGGCTATTTATCAATCGATTCACCATTTATTTTTAGCCAGTGCTCTTGCTGTTAAAGCTGGGCATGCGATTAATCCGAAGTTGCAAATCGGGTGTATGATTGCGTCGATGAACACATACCCGTACACCTCGAAGCCAGAAGATATGTTTAAGGCGCTCCAGCAAGATAGGCATACACTCATGTTTTCAGATGTACAGTCACGAGGCTACTATCCGACGTATGTGAAAAATTACTTAGAAGAACAGAACATTACCATCCAAATGGAGGATGGTGATGATCACATTTTACGAGAGGGTACCGTGGACTATATTGGCTTTAGTTATTATATGTCATTCGTAGCCACGACCGATCCGGAACATTTGAAGAACCAGACTGGTGGAAATTTATTACTAGGGGTGAAAAATCCCTATTTAAAAGCGACAGAATGGGGATGGCAAATTGATCCTGTTGGCTTGCGTACAGTGTGTAATCAACTGTACGACCGTTATCAAAAACCACTGTTCATTGTTGAAAATGGTATGGGAGCTGTAGATAAACTTGAAGATGATGGGACGATCAATGATGACTATCGCATTGATTACTTACGAGCCCATATTGAACAAATGAAACTAGCCGTCGGTGATGGTGTTGACTTAATTGGTTATACCTCATGGGGTCCGATTGATTTAGTCAGTGCTTCAACGGCTGAATTGAAAAAACGCTACGGGTATATTTATGTGGATCGAGATAGCGAAGGAAAAGGCTCTAATAAACGCTATAAAAAGAAAAGCTTTGATTGGTACAAAAACGTCATTGCGACAAATGGAGAAGTGTTAGATTAAAACACTCTTGGCTGTATGTCATCTAGCTGTTGCCAGACTCTTTAAAACAGAGACTGACAACGGCTAGGTTTTTTATAGCGTGAAGGGAAAGAGAGGAAAGGCGGATTAAATGTAAGGAATAGAAGGGGATTTATGGGGGGGAATTGAACTCAATATGTAGAAATGACTAGTTTTTTTCATAGTGAGTGTAGAAGGCTGTGGGAGTCAATTCGTATAAGAATTGTTGGATTTTTCGTAGAGAGGCAAAGGTGAATAAAGTGAAACTCATTGCATCAGATTTAGATGGCACACTGTTGAATGAAAGAGCGGAAGTTAGTGATGAAACAGCGCAAGCGATTAAGCGAGCCCAAAAGGCCGGAGTAAGTGTTGTCATTGTGTCAGGGCGGTCTTATAGCTTTGCAAAAGCGCCGTTACAGGAAGCAGGATT
The DNA window shown above is from Salipaludibacillus agaradhaerens and carries:
- a CDS encoding glycoside hydrolase family 1 protein, whose translation is MSQLARFPEGFLWGGAVAANQLEGAYQEDGKGLSTADVSPNGIMSPPDFSMETFNLYHEGIDFYHTYKEDIALFAEMGFKAFRLSIAWTRIYPNGDEQTPNEKGLAFYDRVIDELLKYDIEPVVTISHYEMPLELVKKYGGWKNRKLVAFYERYAKTLFERYHKKVTYWMTFNEINVSLHAPFTGSGLLFEDGERNEQAIYQSIHHLFLASALAVKAGHAINPKLQIGCMIASMNTYPYTSKPEDMFKALQQDRHTLMFSDVQSRGYYPTYVKNYLEEQNITIQMEDGDDHILREGTVDYIGFSYYMSFVATTDPEHLKNQTGGNLLLGVKNPYLKATEWGWQIDPVGLRTVCNQLYDRYQKPLFIVENGMGAVDKLEDDGTINDDYRIDYLRAHIEQMKLAVGDGVDLIGYTSWGPIDLVSASTAELKKRYGYIYVDRDSEGKGSNKRYKKKSFDWYKNVIATNGEVLD